In Anaerobacillus isosaccharinicus, one genomic interval encodes:
- a CDS encoding ParM/StbA family protein, whose translation MIRVVDGGSKTINYVTLKNRRYVDRESGTLDFGFETNKSTNDKQLVARIAGELGKKWEVEDVIWTVGGKASVLADYLQPYFENVAPMPNALYANAMGYYKMGRVIYSV comes from the coding sequence TTGATCAGGGTTGTGGATGGGGGCAGCAAGACGATTAATTATGTTACTTTAAAAAATCGCCGTTACGTGGATCGAGAGTCGGGTACACTTGATTTTGGTTTCGAAACGAATAAAAGCACCAATGATAAACAGTTAGTCGCTCGAATTGCTGGGGAACTAGGCAAGAAGTGGGAAGTTGAGGATGTTATTTGGACAGTTGGAGGTAAAGCTTCAGTATTAGCTGACTATCTGCAGCCTTATTTTGAAAATGTTGCTCCTATGCCTAACGCTCTTTATGCTAACGCCATGGGTTATTACAAGATGGGTAGAGTGATCTACAGTGTTTAA
- a CDS encoding helix-turn-helix domain-containing protein, translating into MADLKDRLRELRKKYKLTQKDVGMFLGVSESAYGYYEQGRNEPSIESIRRLSNKYGVSPAYILGETSNPTNNELNKNTEETYDPISYLNEHFEKLGVKDAGFYDYEKWKHLNREEVEDVIKHFEFVLHKAEQRKKGK; encoded by the coding sequence ATGGCTGATTTAAAGGATCGGTTAAGAGAGCTAAGAAAGAAATATAAACTTACCCAAAAAGACGTCGGTATGTTTTTAGGGGTATCTGAAAGTGCATACGGCTATTATGAACAAGGGAGAAATGAACCATCGATTGAATCAATACGAAGACTCTCAAATAAATACGGAGTTTCTCCCGCTTACATACTAGGAGAAACCAGTAACCCAACTAATAATGAATTAAATAAAAATACTGAAGAGACCTACGATCCAATCTCATACCTAAACGAACATTTCGAGAAGCTGGGTGTTAAAGACGCTGGGTTCTATGATTACGAGAAATGGAAGCACTTAAACCGTGAGGAAGTAGAAGATGTAATTAAGCATTTTGAGTTTGTCTTACATAAGGCTGAGCAGAGGAAAAAAGGGAAGTAA
- a CDS encoding S-layer homology domain-containing protein has protein sequence MTIVIQDIRSQTPKRSTTRSETNINKVVRHHSATTSGDFWIFWNGRWVKLGWIVGGYHEIILPDGTVQLCYDPNMITNGVAGHNSRSYHICVVGNGKFTPVQEKAWEERCRLAMKRFNLKPSDVVGHGELTPSACPGINMNTVRSRLGKVNPIEPTFFSNAFGRDCSRFVCKGAKVKELQEKLLLLGEKLPRFGADSDFGKETEDGIKTFQARHDLVVDGIAGPTTLNKIEELIKLSNKGPFPDVSTDHWASKEIETVKEAGIMNGFADGTFKPNEPVTRAQLATVAANLLKK, from the coding sequence ATGACCATTGTCATTCAGGACATTCGTAGTCAAACACCTAAACGATCAACTACTAGGTCTGAAACAAACATTAATAAAGTTGTTCGTCACCATTCAGCGACAACAAGTGGTGACTTTTGGATATTTTGGAATGGTCGATGGGTAAAACTTGGGTGGATCGTAGGGGGTTATCACGAAATAATTTTACCTGATGGTACAGTCCAACTTTGCTATGACCCTAATATGATTACTAATGGAGTTGCTGGGCATAACAGTAGATCTTATCATATCTGTGTAGTTGGCAATGGGAAGTTTACTCCAGTGCAAGAAAAAGCGTGGGAAGAACGTTGTAGACTAGCCATGAAGCGATTTAACTTAAAACCTTCTGATGTTGTTGGACATGGAGAATTAACACCTTCAGCGTGCCCAGGTATAAACATGAATACTGTCAGAAGTCGATTAGGAAAAGTTAACCCAATAGAGCCAACATTCTTTAGTAATGCATTTGGCCGTGATTGTTCACGCTTTGTTTGTAAGGGAGCGAAAGTCAAAGAACTGCAAGAGAAATTATTATTGCTTGGTGAGAAACTACCTCGTTTTGGTGCTGACAGCGACTTCGGTAAGGAAACTGAGGATGGAATAAAAACATTTCAAGCTCGTCACGATCTAGTGGTAGATGGTATTGCTGGACCGACAACTTTAAATAAAATTGAGGAGTTGATCAAATTGAGTAATAAGGGACCATTTCCAGATGTATCTACAGATCATTGGGCATCTAAAGAAATTGAAACAGTAAAAGAAGCAGGTATCATGAATGGGTTTGCAGATGGCACATTTAAGCCTAATGAGCCAGTCACTAGAGCGCAGCTGGCAACAGTAGCAGCCAATTTATTAAAGAAATGA
- a CDS encoding helix-turn-helix domain-containing protein — protein MDMYIGDKIKELRMHFNILQGELAKGICTQSTISRIEKNEIIPNAYILYRMAKRLGVGMDYFYESESLLKLDYVQNVRLELARLVRERNYKEVLKLVRMEKNNPLFRRDELMQILLWREGFCVYYLNNDPEKAFQILYDALNLTPTTEKNTSVIDIDILASIAAIHDEIGQFAKSAEIYRDISLKLKKLPANYDANLAIRVTYNSAVNAHYLANYQEAINFCNKTIELCRSNLTMYILGETYFQKGESLYALTKNKEEALFWMKKSIVIFELIKNEGAIKYVNDEMNKLVD, from the coding sequence ATGGATATGTACATTGGAGATAAAATAAAGGAGTTAAGAATGCACTTTAATATACTCCAAGGAGAGCTCGCAAAAGGTATTTGTACACAAAGTACGATAAGTCGAATTGAAAAAAATGAAATCATTCCAAATGCCTATATTCTTTACCGAATGGCTAAACGCCTTGGAGTAGGTATGGACTATTTTTATGAATCAGAAAGTTTGTTGAAACTAGATTATGTTCAAAATGTTCGACTGGAGTTAGCTAGGCTAGTGAGAGAAAGAAATTACAAAGAGGTTTTAAAGCTGGTGAGAATGGAAAAGAACAACCCTTTGTTTCGTCGTGATGAGTTAATGCAGATTTTATTATGGCGAGAAGGGTTTTGTGTATATTACCTAAATAACGATCCGGAAAAAGCATTCCAAATCCTTTACGATGCACTCAATTTGACTCCGACAACTGAAAAAAATACCTCTGTTATTGATATTGATATTTTGGCAAGTATAGCTGCCATTCATGATGAGATTGGACAGTTTGCTAAATCAGCTGAAATCTATCGAGATATTTCATTGAAGTTAAAAAAGCTCCCTGCAAATTACGATGCTAATTTAGCAATACGAGTTACTTATAATTCTGCGGTCAATGCTCATTATTTAGCTAACTATCAAGAAGCAATAAACTTTTGTAATAAAACCATCGAATTGTGTCGTTCAAATTTAACAATGTACATCCTAGGAGAAACCTACTTTCAAAAAGGGGAGAGCTTATATGCCTTAACTAAAAATAAAGAAGAAGCGCTTTTTTGGATGAAAAAATCAATTGTCATATTTGAATTAATCAAGAATGAGGGAGCGATAAAATATGTAAATGATGAAATGAATAAATTGGTAGACTAA
- a CDS encoding ParM/StbA family protein produces MNIVGGDFGRRNVKIFTGQKMFHFSSVVGEARERNLDNGYVRGDLEVQFEGEKYYVGDLAERESDFRRYMMTKHKHHDDTKLLALTALHQAGVTEVRLITGLPVNSHKEENKKKLKQLLQDRHEITVNGEKKTIIIMSVDITVEGGLPFGANPRMD; encoded by the coding sequence ATGAATATTGTAGGTGGAGATTTTGGAAGAAGGAACGTTAAAATTTTTACTGGACAGAAGATGTTTCATTTTTCATCAGTAGTTGGCGAAGCTAGGGAACGTAATTTAGATAACGGCTATGTTAGAGGAGATTTAGAAGTACAATTTGAAGGTGAAAAATATTATGTCGGTGATCTTGCTGAACGAGAAAGTGATTTTAGACGATATATGATGACAAAACATAAACATCATGATGACACTAAACTTTTAGCTTTAACAGCATTGCACCAGGCGGGTGTCACTGAAGTAAGATTGATCACAGGCTTACCGGTTAATAGCCACAAAGAAGAAAACAAAAAGAAATTAAAGCAGCTGCTGCAAGATAGACATGAAATCACAGTTAATGGAGAAAAGAAAACGATAATAATAATGTCAGTCGATATAACTGTAGAAGGTGGGCTGCCTTTTGGAGCAAACCCCAGGATGGATTGA
- a CDS encoding helix-turn-helix domain-containing protein, with translation MFGLGKPRSKFGRFLDENEIKQQELVRESNVNRTTISKLCQGDAFTPSARNANKLIKTLRRLTGKDIDYDDFWKM, from the coding sequence ATGTTTGGATTAGGAAAGCCTCGCTCTAAATTTGGTAGGTTTTTAGATGAGAATGAAATAAAACAACAAGAACTAGTTAGAGAGAGTAATGTCAATAGAACAACTATTAGCAAGCTTTGCCAAGGAGATGCTTTTACACCATCAGCTAGGAATGCAAATAAATTAATTAAAACCTTAAGAAGGCTCACTGGAAAGGATATTGATTATGATGATTTTTGGAAAATGTAA
- a CDS encoding transposase codes for MKPALIPHISYQNFVLDQLNTHYSGGILTLVQKDWTIISKLWITDLSFTTTWLHDSYSVKGPEPRDPASMLRSYLLCLLTSPTLSITEWVNQLHRVPLYTILSGFEPGDVPGVGTFYDFFRRLSGFEKANVKPFIKLKRKKKKKKKPKKGEKATPRNPGIIRKLVDRHLRNGSKQKQLPGDQLYAFFQSQFLEVSARLGLLGDPHSLGVVGDGTPVETARYPRSKPICDCSAQGLTNCTHPRRYSQPDIDSGWDSSRERYFNGYHLYMISTSDSQYDLPLYPRLHPASRHDSVSLVVGSIEFSQRYTLGTIDKILLDAAHDAEPIYELLDHHNVEPFIDLNVRTKKNFSTQSDIQISPLGVPICPIGMEMKPNGFDKSQNRQKWRCPLACGTKNTCSTPCSKAKYGRTFHTFKQDNLRLFTKTPRSSEKWKLIYKRRTSVERSNKREKVDYHLESGRHRSTKMWYVRLYSIMMCQHIDAWYSSQKETLNIQEIIFSKSA; via the coding sequence ATGAAACCTGCGCTAATACCACATATCTCATATCAAAACTTCGTTTTAGACCAATTAAATACTCATTACTCAGGCGGTATACTGACTCTCGTACAAAAAGATTGGACTATTATCTCGAAGTTATGGATCACGGATCTTTCGTTTACCACTACGTGGCTTCATGATTCATATTCAGTTAAAGGTCCTGAGCCACGTGATCCTGCTTCCATGCTTCGCTCTTATCTTTTGTGTTTATTGACAAGTCCGACCCTGAGTATTACAGAATGGGTGAACCAACTCCATCGTGTTCCTCTTTACACGATCCTTAGCGGCTTTGAACCTGGGGATGTTCCAGGTGTCGGTACTTTTTATGACTTCTTCAGACGGCTATCAGGTTTTGAGAAGGCTAATGTAAAACCTTTTATTAAGCTCAAACGAAAAAAGAAGAAGAAGAAAAAACCGAAAAAGGGTGAAAAAGCAACTCCTAGAAACCCTGGTATTATTAGAAAATTAGTGGATCGTCATTTACGCAATGGCTCAAAACAAAAACAATTGCCGGGAGATCAATTATACGCGTTTTTTCAATCTCAATTTCTTGAAGTTTCAGCGAGATTGGGTTTGCTTGGGGATCCCCATTCCCTTGGTGTTGTTGGAGATGGGACACCCGTGGAAACAGCGAGATACCCAAGGAGCAAACCTATTTGTGATTGTAGTGCCCAAGGACTAACGAATTGTACTCATCCTCGTCGATATTCTCAACCTGACATCGACTCAGGTTGGGATAGTTCAAGGGAGAGGTACTTCAACGGATATCATCTCTACATGATATCCACTAGCGATAGCCAATACGACTTGCCGCTATATCCACGGCTGCATCCTGCTTCCCGGCATGATTCAGTCAGCCTAGTGGTTGGTTCAATTGAATTTTCGCAACGGTACACCTTGGGCACAATTGATAAAATCCTTCTCGATGCCGCACATGATGCAGAACCGATTTACGAATTACTGGACCATCATAATGTGGAACCATTTATTGATCTTAATGTTCGAACAAAGAAAAACTTCAGTACGCAAAGTGATATTCAGATTTCTCCCCTAGGCGTTCCTATTTGTCCAATTGGAATGGAAATGAAACCCAATGGGTTTGACAAATCTCAAAACCGCCAAAAGTGGCGTTGTCCACTAGCTTGCGGAACAAAAAATACATGTTCCACTCCGTGTTCTAAAGCGAAGTATGGCCGGACATTTCATACGTTTAAGCAAGATAATCTTCGTCTGTTCACTAAAACACCGAGGTCTTCTGAAAAGTGGAAACTGATTTATAAACGAAGAACTTCAGTTGAACGTTCGAACAAAAGAGAAAAAGTCGACTATCACTTAGAATCTGGGCGTCATCGCTCTACAAAAATGTGGTATGTCCGCTTATATTCAATCATGATGTGTCAACACATAGATGCTTGGTACAGTAGTCAGAAAGAGACTTTGAACATCCAAGAAATCATCTTTTCTAAGAGCGCCTAG
- a CDS encoding helix-turn-helix transcriptional regulator: MTKQQHVGYTKNNKRLGGEKQLLKRDKLISVRKENDWLQKDVVNQLETKFDIKISESYYGMIEQGVRTPNLKIALAISELFLVDPQDIFLECNTTKSCVIKSTSA; the protein is encoded by the coding sequence TTGACTAAACAACAACATGTTGGTTACACTAAAAACAACAAAAGGTTGGGTGGTGAAAAACAGTTGTTAAAACGAGACAAATTAATCAGTGTAAGGAAAGAAAATGATTGGTTGCAAAAAGATGTAGTCAACCAACTTGAAACTAAATTCGACATAAAAATCTCGGAAAGTTACTACGGAATGATTGAACAAGGTGTTCGGACACCAAATTTAAAGATTGCCCTTGCTATTTCTGAGTTATTTCTTGTTGACCCTCAAGATATTTTTTTGGAATGCAACACAACAAAAAGTTGTGTAATTAAATCCACATCAGCATAA
- the sda gene encoding sporulation histidine kinase inhibitor Sda produces MSLSLIFISDEKLKSAQSKAKELKLDVEFLKLLEDEIKRRNLTEFIYKNDTQLKEHDNTDSELLNNCV; encoded by the coding sequence GTGAGTCTGTCTTTAATATTTATTTCAGATGAAAAATTAAAAAGCGCTCAATCAAAAGCAAAAGAATTAAAGTTAGATGTTGAATTTTTAAAGCTATTAGAGGATGAAATCAAAAGAAGAAACCTAACAGAATTCATTTATAAAAATGATACTCAATTGAAAGAACATGATAATACTGACTCCGAGTTACTAAATAACTGTGTCTAG
- a CDS encoding DDE-type integrase/transposase/recombinase, whose translation MLPQIITYLLTFINYQEQVIRTLLTLLIGKSMFDKPTEAPVNKPYRKLQVDDLPIIEVPQKLDFRLLLSEHLETKGKPLKPVQRRSKSTPVPLSMKCPTCGAPADYLYANNGAKGQYQCKVCSCLFSEKNRYLKEAILKCPHCSKTLEKVKERKDFHVYKCKNDACSYYQQKRNAMTQKEKNRFKEDPQAFKLRYIYRQFHIDFQPLAKHSPKRPRVDLSRIYVSPHTLGLILTYHVNYGLSARKTAALMKDVHGVSISHQSILNYENSVALWLKPYIDHYPYELSDQFCGDETYIRVNGRWHYLFFFFDAVKKVILSYPVSPNRDTATAIKAIDEVLLKLRKIPENLTFVVDGNPIYLLAQHFFAQHQIPFEVIQVIGLTNEDEVSKEYRPLKQIIERLNRTFKGNYRSTHGFGSEHGSVSFVTLFVAYFNFLRPHSALEGKVPVTLPELDKLPNMPARWTTLIGLAQDWISKQTA comes from the coding sequence TTGTTACCTCAAATTATAACCTATTTACTTACTTTTATAAACTACCAAGAACAAGTCATTCGAACATTGCTTACCCTACTAATCGGGAAAAGCATGTTTGATAAACCGACTGAAGCTCCAGTTAATAAACCTTATCGCAAGCTTCAAGTTGATGATCTACCGATCATTGAAGTTCCCCAAAAACTAGATTTTAGACTTTTATTATCTGAACACCTGGAGACTAAGGGGAAGCCTCTCAAACCAGTACAAAGACGATCGAAGTCAACACCCGTTCCTTTATCAATGAAATGTCCTACGTGTGGTGCTCCAGCAGATTACTTGTATGCGAACAATGGAGCGAAAGGACAATATCAATGTAAGGTGTGTTCGTGCCTTTTCAGTGAGAAAAACCGTTATCTCAAGGAAGCAATCCTGAAATGCCCTCACTGTTCAAAAACACTCGAAAAAGTGAAGGAAAGAAAAGACTTCCATGTGTACAAGTGTAAAAACGACGCTTGTTCTTATTACCAACAGAAACGTAATGCGATGACTCAAAAAGAGAAAAATCGGTTCAAAGAAGATCCTCAAGCCTTTAAACTTCGCTATATTTACCGCCAGTTTCACATTGATTTTCAACCATTAGCGAAGCATTCACCAAAGAGACCGAGAGTTGATCTATCAAGAATTTATGTGTCTCCACATACGCTTGGACTGATTTTGACTTATCACGTCAATTATGGACTTTCAGCCCGTAAAACAGCAGCGTTGATGAAAGATGTACATGGTGTATCAATTTCTCATCAAAGCATTTTAAATTACGAAAATAGTGTGGCATTGTGGTTGAAACCTTATATTGATCACTATCCTTACGAGCTTTCAGATCAATTCTGTGGTGACGAAACATACATCCGCGTAAATGGCCGTTGGCATTACCTGTTTTTCTTTTTTGATGCCGTGAAGAAAGTCATTCTCTCTTATCCTGTGTCACCCAATCGAGATACAGCTACGGCTATTAAAGCGATAGACGAAGTGTTGTTAAAGCTTAGGAAAATCCCAGAAAACCTAACTTTCGTTGTCGATGGCAATCCCATTTACTTATTAGCACAACACTTTTTTGCCCAGCATCAAATCCCGTTTGAGGTGATTCAGGTAATTGGCTTAACCAACGAAGACGAGGTATCAAAGGAATATCGACCTCTCAAACAAATTATCGAGCGGCTAAATCGTACCTTTAAAGGAAACTATCGATCCACTCATGGTTTCGGGTCAGAACATGGTTCTGTTTCTTTTGTGACCTTGTTCGTTGCTTACTTTAACTTTCTAAGACCACATTCAGCTTTAGAAGGGAAAGTACCAGTAACGCTTCCTGAGCTAGATAAGCTTCCAAACATGCCTGCTAGATGGACAACTCTTATTGGTCTTGCCCAGGATTGGATAAGTAAGCAAACTGCCTAA
- a CDS encoding sulfite exporter TauE/SafE family protein: MEWILLAIIGLVAGTLGSLMGLGGGIIVVPALIILSGYLAILQGVTPQVAVGTSLLIMIFTGLSSTLAYLKQKTVDLRSALIFFGGSGPGALVGVYFNSGIDTKIFLIIFGSFIIFISFVLMIRKHLKPLKLTKRGIKREYINEIGDTIEYGYHPALALSIAFFVGLCSGLFGIGGGSIMVPAMILLFGFPPHRAIATSMFMIFLSAILSSVTHIALGNVNWLYALALVPGAWFGGVLGATINQKLKSDTVVNILRIFLVIIGVRLIFQGLF; this comes from the coding sequence ATGGAATGGATTTTGTTAGCAATCATAGGTCTTGTGGCGGGTACGTTAGGGAGTTTGATGGGCCTTGGTGGTGGAATCATTGTCGTTCCAGCCTTAATAATTCTGAGTGGATATTTAGCCATTTTACAAGGGGTTACACCACAAGTGGCAGTCGGAACTTCTTTATTAATTATGATTTTTACTGGACTCTCATCAACACTAGCTTACTTAAAACAAAAGACAGTCGATTTGCGAAGTGCTTTGATTTTCTTTGGTGGAAGTGGTCCAGGAGCTTTAGTAGGTGTTTATTTTAATAGTGGAATTGATACAAAAATTTTCTTGATCATTTTTGGTTCATTTATTATTTTTATATCTTTTGTCTTAATGATTCGTAAACATTTAAAACCGTTGAAATTAACGAAAAGAGGCATTAAGCGCGAATATATTAATGAAATTGGCGATACAATCGAATATGGCTATCACCCTGCCTTAGCGCTTTCTATTGCATTTTTTGTAGGGCTTTGCTCTGGTCTATTTGGAATTGGCGGAGGATCAATCATGGTTCCGGCGATGATCTTATTGTTTGGGTTTCCACCACATCGTGCAATTGCTACCTCAATGTTTATGATTTTTTTATCTGCGATTTTAAGCTCTGTAACTCACATTGCCCTTGGTAACGTTAATTGGTTGTATGCACTAGCTTTAGTTCCAGGAGCATGGTTCGGTGGTGTTCTTGGAGCAACAATTAATCAAAAACTAAAAAGCGATACTGTTGTTAATATTTTACGAATATTCTTGGTGATTATTGGGGTAAGATTGATTTTTCAAGGACTTTTTTAA
- a CDS encoding bifunctional metallophosphatase/5'-nucleotidase produces MGTSNIHIFHTNDLHSHLEQWPKIISLLNEKRKFYEEQGDKVLIFDIGDHADRFHPLTEATMGKANVELMNEVGYDGATIGNNEGITISKQALSNLYNHANFPILVANLFHLSGERPKWVKPYHLIKLSNELTVGVVGLTIPFRPFYKALGWSIEDPFEILPPLVKEVKEQADIVIFLSHLGLNFDEEVANQIAGIDVILGGHTHHVLENGMVINNTIIHQAGKFGRYVGQLSLSFDNNEHQISSYNAQCLVVDSYNPCTDTVETIRRISHTQQAVLDEEIISIEQPLTISWEKPSPFADLLATAIKEWCEGEIGMINSGLILDELLEGPVTKGDLHRVCPHPINPCKVELNGSLLKEIVHHALSEEMIHKKIRGFGFRGKVMGIMVFDGVTYEEKKLTDGLSHVYNIKVNGEKIQHDRVYQVATLDMFTFGHLFPTIAAAKVKQYYMPELLRDLLAWKLKKM; encoded by the coding sequence ATGGGAACTTCAAACATTCATATTTTTCATACAAATGATTTACATAGTCATTTAGAGCAGTGGCCAAAAATTATTTCGTTATTAAACGAAAAGCGAAAGTTTTATGAGGAGCAAGGTGACAAGGTTTTAATATTTGATATTGGTGACCATGCGGATCGCTTTCATCCACTGACGGAAGCAACTATGGGTAAAGCTAATGTAGAGCTGATGAATGAAGTTGGTTATGATGGTGCCACGATTGGGAATAACGAAGGAATTACAATCTCAAAACAGGCGCTATCCAATCTATATAATCACGCCAATTTTCCAATTTTAGTAGCAAACCTATTCCATTTGAGTGGAGAGCGCCCTAAATGGGTTAAGCCATATCATCTAATAAAACTATCAAATGAACTGACAGTTGGGGTTGTCGGTTTAACGATTCCATTTCGTCCTTTTTATAAAGCTTTGGGCTGGTCTATCGAAGATCCGTTTGAGATTTTACCGCCCCTTGTAAAAGAAGTAAAAGAGCAGGCTGATATCGTCATCTTTTTATCCCATCTTGGCTTAAACTTTGACGAAGAAGTAGCAAATCAAATAGCTGGAATTGATGTTATTTTAGGTGGACATACACACCATGTTTTAGAAAATGGAATGGTTATTAACAATACAATTATTCACCAAGCAGGAAAGTTTGGCCGCTATGTTGGGCAACTATCACTATCTTTTGATAACAATGAACATCAAATATCAAGCTACAATGCCCAATGTCTAGTTGTCGATAGTTACAATCCTTGCACAGATACAGTAGAAACGATTAGGCGCATTTCCCACACACAGCAAGCAGTATTAGATGAAGAAATTATCTCGATAGAACAACCTTTAACGATATCATGGGAAAAGCCGAGTCCCTTTGCCGATCTTTTAGCAACAGCTATTAAGGAATGGTGTGAGGGGGAAATAGGAATGATTAATTCTGGACTTATCCTCGATGAGCTACTAGAAGGACCAGTTACAAAAGGGGACTTACATCGTGTTTGTCCACATCCTATTAATCCATGTAAGGTCGAATTAAATGGGAGTCTATTAAAAGAAATCGTTCATCATGCTCTATCTGAAGAAATGATCCATAAAAAAATTCGAGGCTTTGGCTTTCGAGGGAAAGTAATGGGGATTATGGTCTTCGATGGTGTCACATACGAAGAAAAGAAACTAACTGATGGCCTAAGTCATGTCTATAACATTAAAGTAAATGGTGAAAAAATCCAGCATGACAGGGTGTACCAAGTTGCGACGTTAGATATGTTCACATTCGGACATCTCTTCCCAACCATTGCCGCAGCCAAAGTAAAGCAATATTACATGCCAGAGCTATTAAGAGACCTCTTGGCGTGGAAACTAAAGAAAATGTAA
- a CDS encoding phage holin family protein, whose translation MEFNEFLSLIVSEAYVVIPVLLILGTLLKQTPNVNDWLIPYILLIVGVGFSIALLGTQVSSIIQGVLVTGAAVFSHQLFKQYKEKEGDDK comes from the coding sequence ATGGAATTCAATGAATTTTTAAGTTTAATAGTCAGTGAAGCATATGTAGTCATTCCAGTTTTATTAATCTTGGGGACATTACTCAAGCAAACGCCTAACGTAAATGATTGGCTCATTCCCTACATCCTATTAATAGTCGGTGTAGGGTTTTCTATTGCTCTTTTAGGAACCCAAGTTAGTTCGATTATCCAGGGAGTTTTAGTGACAGGTGCAGCAGTTTTTTCTCACCAGTTGTTTAAACAGTATAAGGAAAAAGAAGGTGATGATAAATGA
- a CDS encoding helix-turn-helix domain-containing protein translates to MYVGDKIKELRLHYNIYQEELAEGICTQATISRIEKNETIPNSYILYQIAKRLGVDMAYFYGSGSLLKIEYVKNVYDDLERLVRARNYKEVLRIVKLEKSNPLFHRNELKQILLWREGISVFYLYRDTEKAFELFYGALKLTPTTKKNSSAIEIDILASIAAIHGEVGQLEKADEIYQEIFLKMKKLPTNYDPKIAIRITYNSAVNAHFLSNYQEAISFCDKTIQLCLTHSTFYTLGETYFQKGESILALTNNKNEALVWFEKSLALFKMVNNEAAGNYVLEEIRKLGSTSLA, encoded by the coding sequence ATGTATGTTGGTGATAAAATAAAAGAGTTAAGATTACACTACAATATTTATCAGGAGGAGCTTGCAGAAGGTATTTGTACGCAAGCAACGATTAGTCGGATCGAAAAAAACGAGACAATCCCAAACTCATACATTTTATACCAAATTGCTAAGCGCCTTGGTGTTGATATGGCCTATTTTTATGGTTCGGGTAGTCTATTAAAAATAGAATATGTCAAAAACGTTTATGACGACTTAGAAAGATTAGTTAGAGCGAGAAATTATAAGGAAGTACTGAGAATTGTAAAACTAGAAAAGAGCAACCCTTTGTTCCATAGGAATGAATTAAAACAGATTTTACTATGGCGTGAAGGAATTAGTGTTTTTTATCTTTACCGTGACACTGAAAAGGCTTTTGAATTATTTTATGGAGCACTCAAGTTAACACCAACTACTAAAAAAAATAGTTCAGCAATTGAAATCGATATCTTAGCTAGTATCGCAGCCATTCACGGAGAAGTGGGCCAGCTTGAAAAGGCGGATGAGATATATCAAGAAATATTTTTAAAAATGAAAAAGTTACCTACCAATTATGATCCCAAAATAGCTATTCGTATAACCTACAATTCTGCTGTAAATGCCCACTTTTTATCAAACTATCAGGAAGCTATAAGCTTCTGTGACAAAACAATCCAATTATGTTTAACTCATTCTACTTTTTATACATTAGGTGAAACGTATTTCCAAAAAGGGGAGAGTATACTGGCGTTAACAAATAATAAAAACGAAGCTCTTGTGTGGTTTGAAAAATCGCTTGCTCTATTTAAAATGGTCAATAACGAAGCTGCAGGGAACTATGTTTTGGAGGAAATTCGGAAATTAGGATCGACATCATTAGCTTAA
- a CDS encoding HIRAN domain-containing protein, whose protein sequence is MLAIYKPVRNKEIVLEREPTNFHDKNAIKVILKKKHIGYIRAIEAKKIAVLMDKGHEVKAYLKAVREFEDYDDNSALGCDIVIFVLNKIEEVNVI, encoded by the coding sequence ATTTTAGCAATCTATAAACCTGTTAGAAACAAAGAAATAGTTCTTGAGCGTGAACCAACAAACTTTCATGATAAGAATGCAATTAAGGTTATTTTGAAGAAAAAACACATTGGTTATATTAGAGCAATCGAAGCTAAAAAAATTGCTGTACTAATGGATAAAGGACACGAAGTAAAAGCCTATCTGAAAGCTGTAAGGGAATTTGAGGATTATGATGATAATTCGGCACTAGGTTGTGATATTGTCATTTTCGTGTTGAATAAGATTGAGGAAGTTAATGTCATATAA